The proteins below are encoded in one region of Pseudomonas entomophila L48:
- a CDS encoding low molecular weight protein tyrosine phosphatase family protein, with protein MTNLLFICSRNQWRSPTAEMIWRRRPGFAARSAGTSPNARKPVSPADIRWADVILVMERKHQQRLLAQFARLLEHKRLHVLDIPDDYHYMDPELVLILEAAVAPHLAQEP; from the coding sequence GTGACCAACCTCCTGTTCATCTGCAGCCGCAACCAGTGGCGCAGCCCCACCGCCGAGATGATCTGGCGCCGTCGCCCGGGCTTTGCCGCCCGGTCGGCGGGTACCAGCCCGAATGCGCGCAAGCCTGTCAGCCCAGCGGACATTCGCTGGGCCGACGTCATCCTGGTGATGGAGCGCAAACACCAGCAACGCTTGCTGGCCCAGTTCGCACGCTTGCTCGAACACAAACGGCTGCATGTGCTCGACATCCCCGACGACTACCACTACATGGACCCTGAGCTCGTGCTCATCCTGGAAGCAGCTGTGGCACCGCACCTGGCGCAGGAACCGTAG
- a CDS encoding type VI secretion system tip protein VgrG, protein MFAAANQTHFSLHIDGLEHDFQVLAFDGKEAISQPYAIDLELVSEHPSRDLESLLHKPAFLQLGDDGRGLHGLIYRAAQGEAGKRLTRYQVTLRPQLAYLAHRINQRMFQHKTVQEIIAQVLEEHGILANAYQFQLGATYPQREYCVQYDESNLQFIQRLCEEEGIHYHFRHSADGHQLVFGDDQTVFPKLAPVQFQHDSGLVADTPMIKRFALRLETRTSSVSRRDYDFKKPLIQLEGEADSHDEPALEDYDYPGRFLDRPRGKHLANRALERHRSDYRQASGDSDQPLLASGHFLTLASHPNASWNDLWLLVELRHQGRQPQVLEEAITSDIDPRFDGFQQGYRNFFVVTPWEQPYRPPLNHPKPKVLGEQRAVVSGPAGEEIYCDEYGRIKVQFFWDREGRSDDKSSVWMRVASSWAGQGIAGLQLPRVGMEVLVSFLEGDPDQPLVTGCLYHGVNMPHYKLPDLKTLATIKSKEYKGSRGNELRIDDTTSEISIALRSDHGASALNLGYLTHPRPSGGAPRGEGFELRTDRHGAVRAAGGLLITTEPRANEAKHHKDLPETAERLATASEQQDSLAELAKQMQAQEPGDQDAVAKDLHKQHQGILGSGPGDLTKNEFAEFTQPHLVVSSPAGIALTTPGPNHLTSGSHLALSSTGHTSMSIGKRLLASASQGMRLFIQSLGLRLVAASGDIDFRALKDNINLLAKLDITANADRIILKAKTELVVQGGGSATTYNASGITHVTSANYTAHAAQFAHIGAASMAGTFPEPPKPGKGALELFNLYANTKGIKAGDYEVTDALGTVLKGSLDGQGFNAVSGAAPGPALAKFGLDTADTWSLGSFAKGLPWPKLAATEEGTPSMFEAMPDALTPEGGGAAMAKVKQLASSGMDAAKTGMSLLKTGQNALQGMQQVQGALKGGVAGLPQLATAASRALGVNRKAGAAMPGALPKLPAFKPPSLNPVTDLMPRELIS, encoded by the coding sequence ATGTTTGCCGCCGCGAACCAGACCCATTTCAGCCTGCACATCGACGGCCTGGAGCACGACTTCCAGGTGCTTGCCTTCGACGGTAAGGAGGCCATCAGCCAACCTTACGCCATCGACCTGGAACTGGTCAGCGAGCACCCCTCGCGTGACCTGGAAAGCCTGCTGCACAAGCCCGCGTTCCTCCAGCTGGGTGACGACGGCCGCGGCCTGCACGGCCTGATCTACCGCGCCGCGCAAGGCGAGGCGGGCAAGCGCCTGACCCGCTACCAGGTGACCCTGCGCCCGCAGCTGGCCTACCTGGCCCACCGCATCAACCAGCGCATGTTCCAGCACAAGACCGTGCAGGAGATCATCGCCCAGGTGCTCGAGGAGCATGGCATCCTCGCCAACGCCTACCAATTTCAACTGGGCGCGACGTACCCGCAGCGCGAGTACTGCGTGCAGTACGACGAGTCCAACCTGCAGTTCATCCAGCGCCTGTGCGAAGAAGAGGGCATCCACTACCACTTCCGCCACAGCGCCGACGGCCACCAGCTGGTGTTCGGCGACGACCAGACGGTGTTCCCGAAACTGGCCCCGGTGCAGTTCCAGCACGACTCCGGGCTGGTCGCCGACACGCCGATGATCAAGCGCTTCGCCCTGCGCCTGGAGACCCGCACCAGCAGCGTCAGCCGCCGCGACTACGACTTCAAGAAACCGCTGATCCAGCTCGAAGGCGAGGCCGACAGCCACGACGAGCCGGCCCTGGAAGACTACGACTACCCCGGGCGCTTCCTTGACCGCCCCCGTGGCAAGCACCTGGCCAATCGCGCCTTGGAACGCCACCGCAGCGATTACCGTCAGGCGAGCGGCGACAGCGACCAGCCGCTGCTCGCCAGTGGCCATTTCCTGACCCTCGCGAGCCACCCCAACGCAAGTTGGAACGATCTCTGGCTGTTGGTCGAGCTACGTCATCAGGGCCGTCAGCCGCAGGTGCTGGAAGAAGCCATCACCAGCGACATCGACCCGCGTTTTGACGGCTTCCAGCAGGGCTACCGCAACTTCTTTGTGGTCACTCCGTGGGAGCAGCCGTACCGCCCGCCGCTGAACCACCCGAAACCCAAGGTGCTGGGCGAGCAGCGCGCCGTGGTCAGCGGCCCGGCTGGCGAAGAGATCTACTGCGACGAATACGGCCGCATCAAGGTGCAGTTCTTCTGGGACCGCGAGGGCCGCTCGGACGACAAGTCCAGCGTGTGGATGCGCGTGGCCAGCAGTTGGGCCGGGCAGGGCATCGCCGGCCTGCAACTGCCCCGGGTCGGCATGGAAGTGCTGGTCAGCTTCCTCGAAGGTGATCCCGACCAGCCCCTGGTGACCGGCTGCCTGTACCACGGCGTGAACATGCCGCACTACAAGCTGCCCGACCTCAAGACCCTGGCCACGATCAAGAGCAAGGAATACAAGGGCAGCCGTGGCAACGAACTGCGCATCGACGACACCACCAGCGAAATCAGCATCGCCCTGCGCAGTGACCACGGCGCCAGTGCGCTGAACCTCGGTTACCTCACGCACCCACGCCCGAGTGGCGGCGCCCCCCGTGGCGAAGGCTTCGAGCTGCGCACCGACCGCCACGGCGCCGTGCGCGCCGCGGGCGGCCTGCTGATCACCACCGAGCCCCGCGCCAACGAAGCCAAGCACCACAAGGACCTGCCGGAAACCGCCGAACGCCTGGCTACCGCCAGCGAGCAGCAGGACAGCCTGGCCGAACTGGCCAAGCAGATGCAGGCCCAGGAGCCGGGCGACCAGGACGCCGTGGCCAAGGACCTGCACAAGCAGCACCAAGGCATCCTCGGCAGCGGCCCGGGCGACCTCACGAAAAACGAGTTCGCCGAATTCACCCAGCCGCACCTCGTGGTGTCGAGCCCGGCCGGTATCGCCCTGACCACCCCCGGCCCGAACCACCTCACCAGCGGCAGCCACCTGGCGCTGAGCAGTACCGGCCACACGAGTATGTCGATCGGCAAGCGCCTGCTGGCCAGCGCCAGCCAGGGCATGCGCCTGTTCATCCAAAGCCTCGGCCTCCGTCTGGTCGCTGCCTCGGGTGATATCGATTTCCGCGCCCTGAAGGACAACATCAACCTGCTGGCCAAGCTCGACATCACTGCCAACGCCGACCGCATCATCCTCAAGGCCAAGACCGAGCTGGTGGTACAGGGCGGCGGCAGCGCGACGACTTACAACGCCAGCGGCATCACCCACGTCACCAGCGCCAACTACACCGCCCATGCGGCGCAGTTCGCCCATATCGGCGCGGCGAGCATGGCTGGCACCTTCCCCGAGCCACCGAAGCCCGGCAAGGGCGCGCTGGAGCTGTTCAACCTGTACGCCAACACCAAAGGCATCAAGGCCGGCGATTACGAAGTCACCGACGCCCTGGGCACGGTGCTCAAGGGCTCGCTGGACGGGCAGGGCTTCAACGCCGTGTCCGGCGCCGCGCCCGGGCCAGCCTTGGCGAAATTCGGCCTCGACACGGCCGACACCTGGAGCCTCGGCAGCTTCGCCAAGGGCCTGCCCTGGCCGAAGTTGGCAGCGACCGAAGAGGGCACACCCTCGATGTTCGAGGCGATGCCCGACGCGCTCACCCCCGAGGGCGGCGGCGCGGCGATGGCCAAGGTCAAGCAGCTGGCCAGCAGCGGCATGGACGCAGCCAAGACCGGCATGAGCCTGCTCAAGACCGGGCAGAACGCGCTGCAGGGCATGCAGCAGGTGCAAGGCGCACTCAAAGGCGGCGTCGCCGGCCTGCCGCAACTGGCCACGGCCGCCTCCAGGGCCTTGGGCGTCAACCGCAAGGCCGGGGCCGCCATGCCGGGTGCCCTGCCCAAACTCCCCGCCTTCAAGCCCCCCAGCCTGAACCCCGTGACTGACCTGATGCCACGCGAGCTGATTTCATGA
- the cynS gene encoding cyanase: MIQSQISQNARLALSEVILLAKARKDLSFAQITEGTGLSEAFVTAALLGQHPLPASAAQVVGDKLGLDADGIALLQTIPLRGSIQGGVPTDPTIYRFYEMLQVYGTTLKALVHEKFGDGIISAINFKLDVKKVDDPEGGSRAVITLDGKYLPTKPF, translated from the coding sequence ATGATCCAGTCGCAAATCAGCCAGAACGCCCGTCTTGCCCTGAGCGAAGTCATCCTCCTGGCCAAGGCCCGCAAGGATCTTTCGTTCGCCCAGATTACCGAGGGCACCGGCCTGTCCGAAGCCTTCGTCACCGCCGCGCTGCTGGGCCAGCACCCGCTGCCGGCCAGCGCCGCCCAGGTGGTGGGCGACAAGCTTGGCCTGGACGCCGACGGCATCGCCCTGCTGCAGACCATCCCGCTGCGCGGCAGCATCCAAGGCGGCGTGCCGACCGACCCGACCATCTACCGCTTCTACGAGATGCTCCAGGTGTACGGCACCACGCTCAAGGCGCTGGTCCACGAGAAGTTCGGTGACGGCATCATTAGCGCCATCAACTTCAAGCTGGACGTGAAGAAGGTCGACGACCCGGAAGGCGGTTCCCGCGCCGTGATCACCCTGGATGGCAAGTACCTGCCGACCAAGCCGTTCTGA
- a CDS encoding RHS repeat-associated core domain-containing protein, with amino-acid sequence MTTQTPAANDNLRAPQVAITPLAEIQVEDVGRGAVVFDTWLRQTSASFVTLERLKGVAGNVAVAGNSIALVDALGDIVILAGNKVPDPVACATFAINLIGLVRAPASGAAARMALRPMLFIVRQEGKQVLGDALIELMAGHLNADIVGSLDDFVSQTAGHLKAALSDAATLGEQLILDIATGLAALAASTGPAPATPAAAGGNLLVHDPQASIDNYLAGAFNAYKSAGKGMTSANLSPALSAAAKAQLLAHIAQLRTLAPLVRGAILKLGDAGSPGSIEALRLTLASSVAQWRKRNPQVVVANVKAGSTSKARHQVAEGKVETQKEQAPALQAANQCKNGAPTGTCNSIDFALGSETLQHTDFSLPGPFPVSWTRTYHSRLAALDGGSLGARWITAFTTCIDVRDDGLLLHDIDGRSHAYPLLKVGKTHYDPVEYRGLTRTTDSQLILSRGQERRETYERVGERFYLVHIRMRNGVGATLHYEHFHEGRPVLSDINTYQDDDPTKVHLQLGTLLDEHGHIQGLWQVVDGKPLRQLCAYHYDDHGDLIAAQDEHGAAWQYQYQHHLITRYTDRTGRGQHLEWDGSGPHARAIREWADDGSFETRLAWDTHIRLTTVTDAHGGQTRHYYDAEGYTYRIQHADGRSEWLFRDTRKNVIRHLHADGGQDRYVYDERSNRLQHIRADHSVVHYAYDDQDQLIKLLDAEGGLWRRDYDAVGNLVETVDPLGNKTEFAYTSTGQLKAIKDANGNEKKLAYNAAGQLLEYTDCSGKSSQWAYDEFGRLVQATNAMGEQVQYAYKAGQLAKVTHPDQTEERFERDAEGRLLAHVDALDRCTTWSYTPAGLPSERVDATEHTLRCHWDKLGRLVGLDNQNESRATFSYDVVGRLLAETGFDGLVKQYHYDPLTGRLAHTQVGQRRITMRFDRMGRLIERTASLGEQVESEHYAYNGNGQLLQARNAASLLQWFHDEAGNMVREHQHYLAIGTPMVAVWQHEYDVLNRRVATLRPDGHKVSWLTYGSGHLLGMMLDHHEMLAFERDDLHREIVRHQGNKLMHKQQWSMRGRPLEQVIGGADGETTLLKRGYEYDTVGQLAGIHDTRRGQLTYQYDPLGRLLQANSRLGVETFSFDPAGNLVDEALQLNRPLEENARNGKLMDNRLRQFDGTHFKYDERGNLIHRLREGKHAHLAWDLFDRLAHYNDDRLKVEYSYDALGRRLHKHSVAHYWDKPDAGTGWNQMQRAKRQRELKCGFTLFGWDGNALAWESSPARDDGDTGSTVHYLYLPGSFVPVAQAVRNGPVRLHKRPDWSGREYDFEQDPLWQTDVKPQAFDSIFWYQCDHLGTPMELTDEEGHVVWAAHYKAWGDLAELPGSSVAMSNARNPIRFQGQYQDQETGLHYNRFRYYDPKSARYVSKDPIGFMGGANAYTYTGGSPVTATDPMGLKSWEWNGTGDTSLCTYYDSRACQTKGELSRYYGSAAEICRGENLIVNSAVSAGVITAWLKGSEVSEAEYYDRIRKSLIESDREKVSVHGVDGVTGDMIDAYHDKAFDEAGLGKGFYGGNNWPQAVRPNPVPYDPTNGWSYDPRNWLFKADPEQSVGCASK; translated from the coding sequence ATGACCACACAGACCCCCGCAGCAAACGACAACCTCCGCGCCCCGCAGGTGGCCATCACCCCGCTGGCCGAGATCCAGGTCGAAGACGTTGGCCGCGGCGCCGTGGTGTTCGACACCTGGCTGCGCCAGACCAGCGCCAGCTTCGTCACCCTCGAACGCCTCAAGGGCGTCGCTGGCAACGTGGCCGTGGCAGGCAACAGCATCGCCCTGGTCGATGCCCTGGGGGACATCGTGATCCTGGCCGGCAACAAGGTGCCCGACCCGGTCGCCTGCGCCACCTTCGCCATCAACCTGATCGGCCTGGTCCGTGCGCCGGCCAGCGGCGCGGCGGCGCGCATGGCCCTGCGGCCGATGCTGTTCATCGTGCGCCAGGAGGGCAAGCAGGTACTTGGCGATGCGCTGATCGAGCTGATGGCCGGCCACCTGAACGCCGACATCGTCGGCAGCCTCGACGATTTCGTCAGCCAGACCGCCGGCCATCTGAAGGCGGCGCTGAGCGACGCCGCCACACTGGGCGAGCAGCTTATCCTCGACATCGCCACCGGCCTGGCCGCGCTGGCGGCGAGTACCGGCCCGGCGCCCGCCACCCCGGCAGCCGCCGGGGGCAACCTGCTGGTCCACGACCCCCAGGCCAGCATCGACAACTACCTGGCCGGCGCCTTCAACGCCTACAAGAGCGCCGGCAAGGGCATGACCAGCGCCAACCTCAGCCCCGCCCTCAGTGCGGCGGCCAAGGCCCAACTGCTCGCCCATATCGCGCAGCTGCGCACATTGGCGCCACTGGTGCGCGGCGCCATCCTCAAGCTTGGCGACGCTGGCAGCCCCGGCTCCATCGAAGCCCTGCGCCTGACCCTGGCCAGCAGCGTCGCGCAATGGCGCAAGCGCAACCCCCAGGTGGTGGTGGCCAACGTCAAGGCTGGCAGCACCAGCAAGGCCCGCCACCAAGTGGCCGAAGGCAAGGTCGAAACCCAGAAGGAACAGGCGCCCGCGTTGCAGGCCGCCAACCAATGCAAGAACGGCGCCCCGACCGGCACCTGCAACAGCATCGACTTCGCCCTGGGCAGCGAGACCTTGCAGCACACCGACTTCAGCCTGCCCGGCCCGTTCCCGGTCAGCTGGACCCGCACCTACCATTCGCGCCTGGCCGCCCTCGACGGCGGCAGCCTCGGCGCCCGCTGGATCACCGCCTTCACCACCTGCATCGACGTGCGGGACGACGGCCTGCTGCTGCACGACATCGACGGCCGCAGCCACGCCTACCCGCTGCTCAAGGTCGGCAAGACCCACTACGACCCGGTGGAGTACCGCGGCCTGACCCGCACCACCGACAGCCAGCTCATCCTCTCGCGCGGGCAGGAGCGCCGCGAGACCTACGAGCGCGTCGGCGAGCGCTTCTACCTGGTGCACATCCGCATGCGCAACGGCGTCGGCGCCACGCTGCACTACGAGCACTTCCACGAAGGCCGCCCGGTGCTGTCGGACATCAATACCTACCAGGACGACGACCCGACCAAGGTGCACCTGCAACTGGGCACGTTGCTCGATGAGCACGGCCATATCCAGGGCCTGTGGCAGGTGGTCGACGGCAAGCCGTTGCGCCAGCTGTGCGCCTATCACTACGACGACCACGGCGACCTGATCGCCGCCCAGGATGAACACGGCGCCGCCTGGCAGTACCAGTACCAGCACCACCTGATCACCCGCTACACCGACCGCACCGGCCGCGGCCAGCACCTCGAATGGGATGGCAGCGGCCCCCATGCCCGGGCGATCCGCGAATGGGCCGACGACGGCAGCTTCGAAACCCGCCTGGCCTGGGACACGCACATCCGCCTGACCACCGTGACCGACGCCCACGGCGGCCAGACCCGCCACTACTACGACGCCGAGGGCTACACCTACCGCATCCAGCATGCCGACGGGCGCTCGGAGTGGCTGTTCCGCGACACCCGCAAGAACGTCATCCGCCACCTGCACGCCGACGGCGGCCAGGACCGCTACGTCTACGATGAACGCAGCAATCGCCTGCAGCACATCCGCGCCGACCACAGCGTGGTGCACTACGCCTACGACGACCAGGACCAGCTGATCAAGCTTCTCGACGCAGAGGGCGGCCTGTGGCGGCGCGACTACGACGCCGTCGGCAACCTGGTCGAGACGGTCGACCCACTGGGCAACAAGACCGAGTTCGCCTACACCTCCACCGGGCAGCTCAAGGCGATCAAGGACGCCAACGGCAACGAGAAAAAGCTGGCGTACAACGCCGCCGGGCAGTTGCTCGAATACACCGACTGTTCCGGCAAGAGCAGCCAGTGGGCCTACGATGAGTTCGGCAGGCTGGTGCAGGCCACCAACGCCATGGGCGAGCAGGTCCAGTACGCGTACAAGGCCGGGCAGCTGGCCAAGGTCACTCACCCGGACCAGACCGAAGAACGCTTCGAGCGCGATGCCGAAGGGCGGTTGCTGGCCCATGTCGATGCGTTGGATCGGTGTACGACGTGGAGCTATACCCCTGCGGGGTTGCCGAGCGAGCGTGTCGATGCAACAGAGCACACATTGCGCTGTCACTGGGACAAGCTAGGGCGATTGGTCGGCTTGGACAACCAGAACGAAAGCAGGGCGACATTCAGCTACGATGTGGTTGGACGCTTGTTGGCGGAAACCGGTTTCGATGGCCTGGTGAAGCAGTATCACTATGACCCACTGACCGGACGCCTCGCTCATACCCAAGTTGGTCAGCGCCGCATAACCATGCGTTTTGATCGCATGGGCCGTCTGATCGAACGTACTGCCAGCCTGGGTGAACAGGTGGAATCGGAACATTATGCCTACAACGGCAATGGCCAACTGCTACAGGCCCGCAATGCCGCCAGCCTGTTGCAATGGTTCCATGACGAAGCCGGCAACATGGTCCGTGAGCATCAGCACTACCTGGCCATTGGCACGCCCATGGTCGCCGTCTGGCAGCATGAGTACGATGTGTTGAACCGGCGTGTGGCCACCCTTCGCCCCGATGGCCACAAGGTCAGCTGGTTGACTTACGGCAGCGGACATCTGCTGGGCATGATGCTGGACCATCACGAAATGCTTGCCTTCGAGCGTGACGATTTACACCGGGAGATTGTTCGCCATCAAGGCAACAAGCTCATGCACAAGCAGCAGTGGAGTATGCGTGGGAGGCCGCTGGAACAAGTGATTGGCGGTGCCGATGGCGAAACCACCTTGCTCAAACGAGGGTATGAGTACGACACGGTCGGCCAACTGGCAGGCATTCACGATACGCGTCGTGGGCAATTGACTTATCAATACGACCCACTTGGCCGATTGCTCCAGGCGAACAGTCGCTTGGGCGTTGAAACTTTCTCCTTCGACCCTGCGGGCAACCTTGTTGATGAAGCCCTGCAGCTCAACCGCCCCCTGGAAGAAAATGCCAGAAATGGGAAGTTGATGGACAACCGTTTACGTCAGTTCGATGGTACCCATTTCAAGTATGACGAACGGGGTAACTTGATCCATCGGCTGCGTGAGGGCAAACACGCACACCTGGCCTGGGACCTGTTTGATCGCCTGGCGCATTACAACGATGATCGGCTCAAGGTCGAATACAGCTATGACGCACTAGGGCGACGGTTACACAAGCATTCCGTTGCTCATTACTGGGACAAGCCTGATGCAGGCACTGGCTGGAACCAGATGCAACGGGCCAAACGACAGCGCGAGTTGAAATGCGGTTTTACGCTGTTCGGCTGGGATGGCAACGCGCTTGCCTGGGAGAGTTCCCCGGCGCGTGACGACGGTGATACCGGCAGCACCGTGCATTACCTGTATCTGCCAGGCAGTTTTGTGCCTGTGGCCCAAGCGGTGCGCAATGGCCCGGTTCGCCTGCACAAGCGACCCGACTGGAGTGGGCGTGAGTATGACTTTGAGCAAGATCCCTTATGGCAAACAGACGTGAAACCTCAAGCGTTTGATAGCATCTTCTGGTACCAGTGCGACCATCTGGGCACGCCGATGGAGCTGACGGATGAGGAAGGGCACGTGGTGTGGGCGGCGCACTATAAAGCTTGGGGGGATCTTGCTGAATTACCTGGTAGTTCTGTTGCCATGAGCAATGCGAGGAACCCGATACGCTTCCAAGGGCAATATCAAGATCAAGAAACAGGGCTGCATTACAACCGATTCCGCTATTACGATCCCAAGAGCGCGCGATACGTGTCGAAGGATCCGATAGGGTTCATGGGGGGCGCGAATGCTTATACATATACAGGAGGGAGTCCCGTGACTGCTACCGATCCGATGGGTTTGAAATCGTGGGAGTGGAACGGTACGGGAGATACAAGTTTGTGTACTTACTATGATAGTCGAGCGTGCCAGACCAAGGGGGAGTTGAGTCGATATTATGGCAGTGCTGCGGAGATTTGCAGAGGTGAAAATCTTATCGTGAATAGCGCTGTAAGTGCGGGAGTGATAACTGCTTGGCTGAAGGGGAGTGAGGTGTCAGAGGCCGAGTATTATGATCGCATAAGAAAAAGCTTGATTGAAAGTGATCGTGAGAAAGTATCTGTTCATGGTGTGGATGGCGTAACAGGGGATATGATTGATGCATATCACGATAAGGCGTTTGATGAAGCAGGTTTAGGTAAGGGCTTCTATGGAGGTAATAACTGGCCGCAGGCGGTTCGTCCTAACCCAGTTCCATATGATCCCACTAATGGTTGGTCGTATGATCCGAGAAACTGGTTATTCAAAGCAGATCCTGAGCAATCGGTAGGATGCGCTTCAAAATAG
- a CDS encoding DUF6714 family protein, whose amino-acid sequence MQEEVIKRRQVIIRKEVEAAFGKAEPPEADQIVKSRYPEPLQIRDYFAGKRWWELSLKEFRENYVGDESACLSFMAPAGIKYYLPAYLLMATESYYEGDILTQMLSWSMQGYVKYDSHYELSSLSLAQKNAVASVMSFIWEAYDDEDAQAALETIAEYWQISPKTG is encoded by the coding sequence ATGCAAGAAGAAGTGATCAAGAGAAGGCAGGTTATTATCCGAAAAGAAGTGGAGGCTGCCTTTGGTAAGGCAGAGCCGCCAGAAGCTGATCAGATTGTAAAATCTCGGTACCCGGAGCCGTTGCAGATCCGTGATTACTTTGCAGGAAAGCGCTGGTGGGAGCTTAGCCTGAAAGAATTTCGTGAAAACTATGTTGGGGATGAATCCGCTTGTCTCAGTTTTATGGCGCCTGCAGGCATAAAATATTATTTGCCGGCTTACCTGTTGATGGCGACGGAGAGTTACTATGAGGGCGATATCTTGACTCAAATGTTGTCATGGAGCATGCAGGGTTATGTGAAATATGATTCGCACTATGAGTTGAGCTCGTTGAGCCTGGCACAGAAAAACGCCGTCGCCAGCGTGATGAGTTTTATCTGGGAAGCGTATGACGACGAGGATGCGCAGGCCGCTTTGGAGACCATAGCGGAATACTGGCAGATCTCTCCCAAGACGGGATGA
- a CDS encoding amidohydrolase family protein, with translation MDLIFRNVRIDDAKPLMDVAVHNGKITEIAPTITATATQEIQGNGNVLIPGFVEGHLHLEKANVMQRKANRSGTLKEAIAVTAALKPTLTREDIRERSTQVLRALVQAGTTHVRAHAEFDPTQGFTGLDVVLELRETLRDVIDIQVVAFPQEGILKLPGMKAMMVEAMEKGADVVGGIPYNDVSPLEHIDFVFDLAKRYGRDIDLHQDFADDAEQMTIEYVARRTLAEGYQGRVCVGHLTSLAAVEPERQARIVALLREAGISVMCLPATDLHLGARGDSHNVRRTLTPVRALRDGGVNVCLATNNIRNAFTPYGTGDLLNIAQLAIPACHLGGADDQATVLAMLTTNPARALGLRDHGLAVGKDADLVLVDTQRVSNVILDLPARLAVLKRGRVVATAEHRRSVVF, from the coding sequence ATGGACCTGATCTTCAGAAATGTCCGCATCGACGATGCAAAACCCTTGATGGATGTGGCCGTGCACAACGGCAAGATCACTGAAATCGCCCCGACGATCACCGCAACGGCCACCCAGGAAATCCAAGGCAACGGCAATGTCCTGATCCCAGGCTTCGTCGAAGGCCACCTGCACCTTGAAAAAGCCAACGTCATGCAACGCAAGGCCAACCGCTCCGGCACCTTGAAGGAGGCGATCGCCGTCACCGCCGCGCTCAAGCCCACGCTCACCCGCGAAGACATCCGCGAGCGCTCGACCCAGGTGCTGCGCGCGCTGGTGCAGGCCGGCACCACCCATGTACGGGCCCACGCCGAGTTCGACCCCACCCAGGGTTTCACTGGCCTGGATGTGGTGCTGGAGTTGCGGGAAACATTGCGCGATGTCATCGATATCCAGGTGGTCGCCTTTCCCCAGGAAGGCATCCTCAAGTTGCCCGGCATGAAAGCGATGATGGTCGAGGCGATGGAGAAGGGCGCCGATGTGGTCGGCGGCATTCCCTACAACGATGTATCGCCCCTCGAACACATCGATTTTGTCTTCGACCTGGCCAAGCGCTACGGCAGGGATATCGACCTGCACCAGGACTTCGCCGATGACGCCGAGCAGATGACCATCGAATACGTGGCCCGCCGGACCCTCGCCGAGGGTTACCAGGGGCGGGTGTGCGTCGGCCACCTGACCAGCCTGGCGGCCGTCGAGCCCGAACGGCAGGCGCGTATCGTCGCGCTGCTGCGCGAGGCCGGTATCAGCGTGATGTGCCTGCCGGCCACCGACCTGCACCTGGGCGCCCGTGGCGACAGCCACAACGTGCGCCGCACCCTGACACCGGTGCGCGCCTTGCGCGATGGCGGGGTGAACGTGTGCCTGGCCACCAACAACATCCGCAACGCCTTCACCCCCTATGGCACGGGTGACCTGCTGAACATCGCGCAACTGGCCATCCCCGCCTGCCACCTGGGCGGGGCGGATGACCAGGCCACGGTGTTGGCGATGCTCACGACGAACCCGGCCAGGGCCTTGGGCCTGCGCGACCATGGCCTGGCCGTGGGCAAGGATGCGGACCTGGTGCTGGTGGATACCCAGCGCGTCAGCAATGTGATCCTCGACCTGCCGGCGCGGTTGGCGGTGCTCAAGCGTGGGAGGGTGGTGGCGACGGCCGAGCATCGCCGCTCGGTGGTGTTCTGA
- a CDS encoding Hcp family type VI secretion system effector, which yields MATPAYMAVTGEKQGLITAGAFTADSVGNTYQEGHEDQVMVQGFEHEVIIPRDPQSGQPTGQRVHKPVKITKVFDKASPLLLAALTSGERMTKVEIKWYRTSAQGTQEHYYTTVLEDAIIVDIKDYMHNCQDPGNAHFTHLEDVHFTYRKITWTHEVSGTSGSDDWRAPVAG from the coding sequence ATGGCAACTCCCGCCTACATGGCCGTTACCGGCGAAAAACAAGGCCTGATCACTGCTGGCGCCTTCACCGCCGACTCGGTGGGCAACACCTACCAGGAAGGCCACGAAGACCAGGTCATGGTCCAGGGCTTCGAACACGAAGTGATCATCCCGCGTGACCCGCAGTCCGGCCAGCCGACCGGCCAGCGCGTGCACAAGCCGGTGAAGATCACCAAGGTCTTCGACAAGGCCTCGCCACTGCTGCTGGCCGCCCTGACCTCGGGCGAGCGCATGACCAAGGTCGAGATCAAGTGGTACCGCACCTCGGCCCAGGGCACTCAGGAGCACTACTACACCACCGTCCTGGAAGACGCGATCATCGTCGACATCAAGGACTACATGCACAACTGCCAGGACCCGGGCAACGCCCACTTCACCCACCTGGAAGACGTGCACTTCACCTACCGCAAGATCACCTGGACCCACGAAGTGTCCGGTACTTCCGGTTCCGACGACTGGCGCGCGCCGGTCGCAGGCTAA